One part of the Streptomyces nigra genome encodes these proteins:
- a CDS encoding acyl-CoA dehydrogenase family protein has product MHLAYTPEQQRLRSELRAYFATLVPDTPIPPGDHAAQKRHYRATIRRLGADGRLGVGWPEEYGGRGLTALEQFVFFDEAAQAGVPLPLMALNTVGPTIMRYGTDEQKAYFLPRILSGDIDFAIGYSEPEAGTDLAALRTRAVRDGDHYVVNGQKIWTTNGDTADWVWLAVRTDPDAPPHKGITMLLVPTTDPGYSCTLIHTLASHDTTASHYENIRVPVSRRVGEENQGWRLITNQLNHERVTLAAHGTMAVRALHDVQRWAMETKLADGRRVIDLPWVRRRLAQTHTRLDALRLLNWKMVSAVEDGSLTPQDASAVKVYGSEARRDAYAWLMEVVAAPGALKEGSAGAVLKGELERGYRSAVIFTFGGGNNEIQREIIAWIGLGMPRVRR; this is encoded by the coding sequence GTGCACCTCGCATACACGCCCGAGCAGCAGCGGCTGCGCAGCGAACTGCGCGCCTACTTCGCCACGTTGGTGCCGGACACCCCGATCCCGCCCGGCGACCACGCCGCCCAGAAACGGCACTACCGCGCCACGATCCGGCGGCTCGGCGCGGACGGCCGGCTCGGCGTCGGCTGGCCCGAGGAGTACGGCGGACGCGGACTGACCGCCCTCGAGCAGTTCGTCTTCTTCGACGAGGCCGCCCAGGCCGGCGTCCCCCTGCCGCTGATGGCGCTCAACACCGTCGGACCCACGATCATGCGGTACGGCACCGACGAGCAGAAGGCGTACTTCCTGCCGAGGATCCTCTCCGGCGACATCGACTTCGCCATCGGCTACAGCGAACCCGAGGCCGGCACCGACCTCGCCGCGTTACGCACCCGCGCGGTCCGCGACGGCGACCACTACGTCGTGAACGGGCAGAAGATCTGGACCACCAACGGCGACACCGCCGACTGGGTGTGGCTCGCGGTGCGCACCGACCCGGACGCCCCGCCGCACAAGGGCATCACCATGCTCCTGGTGCCGACCACCGACCCCGGCTACTCCTGCACCCTCATCCACACCCTCGCCTCCCACGACACCACGGCCAGCCACTACGAGAACATCCGCGTCCCCGTCTCCCGCCGCGTCGGCGAGGAGAACCAGGGCTGGCGCCTGATCACCAACCAGCTCAACCACGAGCGCGTCACCCTCGCCGCCCACGGCACCATGGCCGTCCGCGCGCTGCACGACGTCCAGCGCTGGGCCATGGAGACCAAGCTCGCCGACGGCCGCCGGGTGATCGACCTGCCCTGGGTGCGCCGCCGCCTCGCCCAGACCCACACCCGGCTCGACGCCCTCAGGCTGCTGAACTGGAAGATGGTCAGCGCCGTCGAGGACGGCAGCCTCACCCCGCAGGACGCCTCCGCCGTCAAGGTCTACGGCTCCGAGGCCCGCCGAGACGCCTACGCCTGGCTGATGGAGGTCGTCGCCGCGCCCGGCGCCCTGAAGGAGGGCTCGGCGGGCGCCGTCCTGAAGGGCGAACTGGAACGCGGCTACCGCTCGGCGGTCATCTTCACTTTCGGCGGCGGCAACAACGAGATCCAGCGCGAGATCATCGCCTGGATCGGGCTGGGGATGCCGCGGGTGCGCCGGTAG
- a CDS encoding ferredoxin has translation MTSTASQQELVRFLEDRFTCAQACTECARACALRASLVDPDGAEDHELLRRKGILCAEVCDATCRMLSDQGHFDKDAEDTLRMQLEWTRTVCLESAQVFERHPEAEETARACRACARACTDFMTLLA, from the coding sequence GTGACATCGACGGCATCGCAGCAAGAACTCGTCCGGTTCCTGGAGGACCGCTTCACCTGTGCCCAGGCCTGCACGGAGTGCGCCCGGGCGTGCGCGCTGCGTGCCAGCCTCGTCGACCCGGACGGGGCCGAGGACCACGAACTGCTGCGCCGCAAGGGCATCCTGTGCGCCGAGGTCTGCGACGCGACCTGCCGGATGCTGTCCGACCAGGGCCACTTCGACAAGGACGCCGAGGACACGCTGCGGATGCAGCTGGAGTGGACCCGGACGGTCTGTCTGGAGAGCGCGCAGGTGTTCGAACGGCACCCGGAGGCGGAGGAGACCGCGCGGGCCTGCCGCGCGTGTGCCCGGGCCTGCACCGACTTCATGACGCTGCTCGCCTGA
- a CDS encoding DUF6479 family protein → MNIASTDIAAEGALGIGLAVVGLVLVALLIGAFALGVRSKRREPPRPRPEEQPRLPAEGAVHEIREHREPDEVPRGDERLSPHEMPGGGNVSSRDSSLEGRRRWDEGRSGSFGSGGSG, encoded by the coding sequence ATGAACATCGCATCGACGGACATCGCCGCAGAAGGTGCCCTGGGTATCGGACTGGCCGTGGTCGGCCTGGTCCTCGTGGCGCTGCTGATCGGCGCCTTCGCCCTGGGTGTGCGCTCCAAGCGCAGGGAGCCGCCCCGTCCGCGCCCCGAGGAGCAGCCGAGGCTGCCCGCGGAAGGCGCGGTCCACGAGATCCGCGAGCACCGTGAGCCCGACGAGGTGCCCCGCGGCGACGAGCGGCTGAGCCCGCACGAGATGCCCGGTGGCGGCAACGTCTCCTCCCGCGACAGCTCGCTCGAGGGGCGGCGCCGCTGGGACGAGGGCCGCAGCGGTTCGTTCGGCAGCGGCGGCTCGGGCTGA
- the ppk2 gene encoding polyphosphate kinase 2, giving the protein MSGDKTGKLPRKTYEKELLRLQTELVKLQEWVRAEGARLVVVFEGRDAAGKGGTIKRVTEHLNPRVARIAALPRPTERQRTQWYFQRYIEHLPAAGEIVLFDRSWYNRAGVEHVMGFCTEEEYELFLRQCPLFERMLVEDGILLRKYWFSVSDEEQQERFRRRLQDPLRRWKLSPMDLESITRWEGYSRAKDEMMVHTDITEAPWYVVESDDKRRARVNMIAHLLDSLPYDEVPPPVIELPERPESTGYQRPPRELRTYVPDHAARL; this is encoded by the coding sequence ATGTCCGGCGACAAGACGGGGAAGCTGCCGCGCAAGACGTACGAGAAGGAGCTGCTGCGGCTGCAGACGGAGCTGGTGAAGCTCCAGGAGTGGGTGCGCGCGGAGGGGGCCCGGCTGGTCGTGGTCTTCGAGGGCCGGGACGCCGCGGGCAAGGGGGGCACGATCAAACGCGTCACGGAGCATCTCAATCCCCGGGTGGCCCGGATCGCGGCCCTGCCCCGGCCGACCGAGCGCCAGCGCACCCAGTGGTACTTCCAGCGGTACATCGAGCATCTGCCGGCCGCCGGCGAGATCGTGCTGTTCGACCGCAGCTGGTACAACCGTGCGGGCGTCGAGCACGTCATGGGGTTCTGCACCGAGGAGGAGTACGAGCTGTTCCTGCGGCAGTGCCCGCTGTTCGAGCGGATGCTGGTGGAGGACGGGATCCTGCTGCGCAAGTACTGGTTCTCGGTGAGCGACGAGGAGCAGCAGGAGCGGTTCCGGCGGCGTCTTCAGGACCCGCTGCGCCGCTGGAAGCTGTCCCCCATGGACCTGGAGTCGATCACCCGCTGGGAGGGCTACTCGCGGGCCAAGGACGAGATGATGGTCCACACCGACATCACCGAGGCCCCCTGGTACGTCGTCGAGAGCGACGACAAGCGCCGGGCGCGCGTGAACATGATCGCCCACCTGCTGGACTCCCTGCCCTACGACGAGGTCCCACCGCCGGTCATCGAACTGCCAGAGCGGCCGGAGTCGACCGGCTACCAGCGCCCGCCCCGCGAGCTGCGCACCTACGTCCCGGACCACGCGGCCCGTCTCTGA